The following are encoded together in the Cicer arietinum cultivar CDC Frontier isolate Library 1 chromosome 2, Cicar.CDCFrontier_v2.0, whole genome shotgun sequence genome:
- the LOC101489039 gene encoding protein NRT1/ PTR FAMILY 8.1-like, which translates to MAEDDVCTKDGTVDYLGNPANKRKTGTWRACPFILGNECCERLAFYGMSTNLVRYFKYQLHQHSATASKNAADWGGTCYITPLIGAFVADAYLGRFWTIFCFSIVYVIGMTLLTLSASVSGLKPTCYAKDDCHATHEQSAVCFVALYLIALGTGGIKPCVSSFGADQFDDADEVEKEHKSSFFNWFYFSINIGALIAASLLVWIQDNVSWGLGFGIPAXXXXIAVVSFFSGTRLYRNQKPGGSPVTRICQVIVASVRKYNVEVPDDKSLLYETDETVSSIQGSRKLERSNGLRFFDKAAVLENPDNAKDSTNPWRLCPITQVEELKAIIRLLPIWATGIIFATVYGQMSNYFVLQGETMNTHIGNSNFQIPPASLSIFDTLSVIFWVPIYDRIIVPIARKFSGHKNGLTQLQRMGIGLFISIFSMLYALTLEYFRLKMVKRHNYYDFKEVPMSIFWQVPPYFIIGCAEVFTFIGQLEFFYEQAPDAMRSLCSALSLLTVALGQYLSSLLVTVVTKVTTLNGGPGWLPDNLNYGRLDCFFWLLAGLSVVNFVAFLVVSRFYTYKKPVGTLL; encoded by the exons ATGGCTGAGGATGATGTTTGCACAAAAGATGGAACAGTAGATTACCTTGGTAATCCAGCTAACAAAAGGAAAACTGGAACATGGAGAGCATGCCCCTTTATTTTAG GAAATGAATGTTGTGAGAGATTGGCTTTCTATGGAATGAGCACAAATCTAGTGCGGTACTTTAAGTATCAACTGCATCAACACAGTGCTACAGCTTCCAAGAATGCTGCTGATTGGGGTGGAACATGCTACATCACTCCATTGATAGGAGCTTTTGTGGCCGATGCCTATCTTGGAAGATTTTGGACCATTTTTTGCTTTTCAATAGTTTATGTTATT GGAATGACACTCTTGACATTATCTGCATCAGTTTCTGGCCTAAAACCAACCTGCTATGCAAAAGATGATTGCCATGCTACTCATGAACAAAGTGCAGTGTGTTTTGTAGCTCTTTACCTTATAGCTCTTGGCACTGGTGGAATCAAGCCATGTGTCTCATCATTTGGAGCTGATCAATTTGATGATGCTGATGAAGTTGAGAAGGAACACAAGAGCTCTTTCTTCAATTGGTTTTACTTTTCAATCAATATTGGTGCTCTTATTGCTGCTTCTTTATTGGTATGGATACAAGACAATGTGAGTTGGGGATTGGGATTTGGGATTCCTGC NNNNNNNNNNNNNATTGCCGTGGTAAGTTTCTTTTCAGGCACAAGGTTGTATCGGAATCAGAAGCCGGGAGGTAGTCCCGTCACGCGCATTTGTCAGGTGATAGTGGCATCTGTAAGAAAGTACAATGTTGAAGTGCCTGATGATAAGTCTCTCTTGTATGAAACAGATGAGACAGTGTCTTCTATCCAAGGAAGCCGGAAGCTTGAGCGCTCAAATGGATTAAG ATTTTTTGACAAAGCAGCAGTCCTAGAAAATCCAGACAATGCAAAGGACTCAACAAACCCATGGAGACTTTGCCCTATAACACAAGTAGAAGAGCTAAAAGCAATCATAAGATTACTTCCAATATGGGCAACAGGCATCATATTTGCAACAGTCTATGGTCAAATGAGCAACTACTTTGTACTCCAAGGAGAAACCATGAACACTCACATAGGAAACTCCAACTTTCAAATCCCACCAGCTTCTCTTTCAATCTTTGATACACTTAGTGTCATCTTTTGGGTCCCAATCTATGATAGAATCATTGTTCCAATAGCTAGAAAATTTAGTGGCCACAAAAATGGACTAACTCAGCTTCAAAGAATGGGAATAGGTCTCTTCATATCAATATTTTCAATGCTATATGCATTAACATTGGAGTATTTTAGACTTAAAATGGTGAAAAGACACAATTACTATGATTTTAAGGAAGTTCCTATGTCAATATTTTGGCAAGTTCCACCTTATTTTATCATAGGTTGTGCTGAAGTTTTTACATTCATTGGTCAATTGGAATTCTTCTATGAACAAGCACCTGATGCAATGAGGAGTTTGTGTTCTGCTTTATCGTTGCTTACTGTTGCACTTGGACAGTACTTGAGTTCTTTGCTTGTGACTGTTGTGACTAAGGTTACTACTTTGAATGGTGGTCCTGGTTGGTTGCCTGATAATTTAAACTATGGTAGGCTTGATTGTTTTTTCTGGCTTTTGGCAGGGTTGAGTGTAGTGAACTTTGTTGCATTTCTTGTTGTTTCAAGgttttatacatataaaaaaccGGTTGGAACTCtcctttga
- the LOC101493698 gene encoding uncharacterized protein has product MPRKRFGTPEPKTGLQHAQYFLKKIGLGPNNYYFWKQIGKALICTYAVMGAAWLYNETSPLGWWTLKPMPKEEREMAHLYERREFPWPGDEEAMEEFVKRGGMIGTTIGPKGMAENDMDESDYKKELKNKKFEQEAQKLWFRMRNEVIAELQEKGFEVE; this is encoded by the exons ATGCCTCGTAAACGCTTCGGAACACCGGAACCCAAAACAG GTTTACAACATGCCCAATATTTTCTGAAGAAAATAGGTCTAGGACCAAATAACTACTACTTCTGGAAACAAATTGGGAAGGCTTTGATATGCACCTATGCAGTGATGGGTGCAGCTTGGTTATACAATGAGACATCGCCGTTGGGCTGGTGGACGCTGAAGCCGATGCCAAAGGAAGAGAGGGAGATGGCTCATTTGTACGAGCGGCGTGAGTTTCCGTGGCCTGGAGACGAAGAAGCTATGGAGGAGTTTGTTAAAAGGGGTGGAATGATTGGAACAACTATTGGACCTAAAGGGATGGCGGAGAATGATATGGATGAAAGTGATTATAAGAAGGAGCTTAAGAATAAGAAGTTTGAGCAGGAGGCTCAGAAGCTTTGGTTTAGGATGAGGAATGAAGTTATTGCTGAGCTTCAGGAAAAGGGATTTGAAGTAGAATGA